One Candidatus Korarchaeum sp. genomic region harbors:
- a CDS encoding 30S ribosomal protein S3ae, translated as MSSRRARRKAGAKTWYNVYAVDIFPNQWIGETLADDPENLIGRNVEVVVRDITGDFMHEKYKLWFKIFKVDGNRAYARFIREMLNKDYLRSIVQRRSSRIDVQSEELTKDGSYVRVFTLVITLTRIRSSQKHAIRKDIDNYIRSVIPNYTVEELVRSFIFGNPLPITSEMQRIASKVAPVKYVELRKMVLLKPAEMREAEEEIEGRPTSSG; from the coding sequence ATGTCGAGTAGGAGAGCGCGTAGGAAAGCGGGAGCTAAGACCTGGTACAACGTTTACGCAGTGGACATATTCCCGAACCAGTGGATAGGCGAAACCTTAGCCGATGACCCTGAGAACTTGATCGGAAGGAACGTTGAGGTGGTGGTGAGGGACATCACAGGGGACTTCATGCATGAGAAGTACAAGCTCTGGTTCAAGATATTCAAGGTAGATGGTAACAGGGCTTACGCCAGATTCATCAGGGAGATGCTCAACAAGGATTACCTGAGATCCATAGTCCAGAGGAGGAGCTCGAGGATAGATGTCCAGTCAGAGGAGTTGACGAAGGACGGGAGTTACGTGAGGGTATTCACACTGGTAATAACGCTCACCAGAATAAGGAGTAGCCAGAAGCATGCTATAAGGAAGGATATAGATAACTACATCAGGAGCGTAATTCCCAACTACACAGTGGAGGAGTTAGTGAGGTCGTTCATATTCGGGAACCCCTTACCCATAACATCTGAGATGCAGAGGATAGCATCCAAGGTAGCTCCGGTGAAGTACGTAGAGCTCAGGAAGATGGTTTTACTCAAACCGGCTGAGATGAGAGAGGCTGAGGAGGAGATTGAAGGCCGCCCTACTAGCAGCGGGTAA
- a CDS encoding ABC transporter ATP-binding protein translates to MVVRFDEVSFRYEGSESYAIRDVNLEIRKGDFVLIAGMSGSGKSTLLRMMNGLIPHFYRGEMRGRVLVDGVDTREASVAQLARKVGIVFQNPDNQIVTLRVDREVAFGLENLGVAREEIVERVNYALSKLRIEHLRNRSTYELSGGEKQLVAIASLIAMKPELIVLDEPTSELDPYSAARIVRVLRELNREGVTIVVAEHRLDLFAPASNRFLVIHNGRVVLESQPRDALYGSDLYQFGVRSPSVVRLAKSWGACAGKPLTVGELLRTMMG, encoded by the coding sequence ATGGTAGTGAGATTCGATGAGGTTAGCTTCAGGTATGAGGGGAGTGAGTCCTACGCCATCAGGGATGTTAACTTGGAAATTAGGAAGGGTGATTTCGTTCTTATAGCTGGAATGAGCGGCTCCGGGAAGTCTACGCTACTCAGAATGATGAACGGGCTCATACCTCACTTCTACAGAGGGGAGATGAGGGGGAGAGTCCTGGTCGATGGTGTCGACACTAGGGAGGCTAGCGTGGCCCAGCTGGCCAGGAAGGTGGGGATAGTATTCCAGAACCCGGATAATCAGATAGTCACCCTGAGGGTCGATAGGGAGGTGGCCTTCGGCCTCGAGAACCTGGGGGTGGCGAGGGAGGAGATTGTTGAGAGAGTGAACTACGCCCTTTCCAAGTTAAGGATAGAGCACCTCAGGAACAGATCCACCTATGAGTTGAGCGGTGGTGAGAAGCAGCTAGTAGCGATAGCTTCCTTAATCGCCATGAAGCCGGAGTTGATAGTTTTAGATGAACCAACTAGTGAGTTGGATCCTTACAGCGCTGCTAGGATAGTTAGGGTCCTAAGGGAGTTGAACAGGGAGGGAGTTACTATCGTAGTAGCCGAGCATAGGCTCGATCTCTTTGCACCCGCATCCAACAGGTTCTTAGTGATCCATAACGGCAGAGTAGTGCTCGAGAGCCAACCGAGGGATGCTCTCTACGGGAGTGACCTTTACCAGTTCGGAGTGAGATCACCAAGTGTGGTGAGACTTGCTAAGAGCTGGGGAGCTTGTGCAGGAAAGCCTCTAACGGTAGGTGAGCTTCTTAGGACTATGATGGGGTGA
- a CDS encoding ABC transporter ATP-binding protein, producing the protein MREVSFRYEGSDRLALREVSTEFALGRIYGIVGPNGSGKSTLLRMMNGLIPHFYRGEMRGRVLVDGVDTREASVAQLARKVGIVFQNPEHMFFSETVEEEVSFGPKSIGMNEDEVIETVKLSLEEVGLWELRRRSPWSLSGGEMKRLSIACILAMRPSFLALDEPTVGQDALSKDSLIGIIRGLRREGRCVIVVTHDLEWLNDLHPDEVLLLNKGSIYSRGAPEDVFSDLRRLAMSQLMPPASYLVEQLYRRCLNVRPIRDV; encoded by the coding sequence ATGAGGGAAGTTAGCTTCAGGTACGAGGGAAGCGATCGTCTTGCGCTTAGGGAGGTATCTACTGAGTTCGCCTTAGGTAGGATATATGGGATAGTGGGGCCTAACGGCTCCGGGAAGTCTACGCTACTCAGAATGATGAACGGGCTCATACCTCACTTCTACAGAGGGGAGATGAGGGGGAGAGTCCTGGTCGATGGTGTCGACACTAGGGAGGCTAGCGTGGCCCAGCTGGCCAGGAAGGTGGGGATAGTATTCCAGAACCCGGAGCACATGTTCTTCTCTGAGACCGTTGAGGAGGAGGTCTCCTTCGGACCTAAATCCATCGGTATGAATGAGGATGAGGTAATTGAGACCGTTAAGCTGAGTTTAGAGGAGGTAGGGCTTTGGGAACTTAGGAGAAGGAGCCCCTGGTCCTTGAGTGGTGGGGAGATGAAGAGACTCTCGATAGCATGTATACTAGCGATGAGACCTTCCTTCCTAGCTCTAGATGAGCCTACCGTTGGGCAGGATGCTCTCTCCAAGGATTCCCTGATTGGAATAATCCGGGGCTTGAGGAGGGAGGGGAGATGCGTGATCGTGGTGACGCATGACTTAGAGTGGTTGAACGACTTGCACCCGGATGAGGTCCTACTTCTCAATAAGGGATCTATCTACAGTAGGGGCGCCCCGGAAGATGTTTTCTCCGATCTCAGGAGGCTAGCTATGAGTCAACTGATGCCCCCAGCCTCCTATTTGGTTGAGCAGTTGTATAGGAGGTGCCTTAATGTTCGACCCATTAGGGATGTTTGA
- a CDS encoding energy-coupling factor transporter transmembrane component T, whose translation MFDPLGMFEIFRTYIGETPYSRLNPISKFLLFLTFLILPLISPSIFLQILSIAAQVPLIVISRSGRRVLRSLRASTFFIILLVILNYVTTGNVIFSLSMVMRLIAMIIASAIFMNGSSPSEVGDLLSKLRVPPSISFSFIIALRFIPVLADDFMNILSSQASRGYEVEKGGLLRKAKSLIPILIPLIVIAIRRAQQLAEALESRCFGSGLKRTSYIVYGVGGKDLLAITYCILLLVMGAYLSTLPLVIPLLQLR comes from the coding sequence ATGTTCGACCCATTAGGGATGTTTGAGATATTCAGGACTTACATCGGAGAAACTCCTTACTCTAGATTGAATCCCATCTCTAAGTTCCTGTTATTCTTAACCTTCCTCATTCTTCCTCTGATCTCCCCGAGTATCTTTCTTCAAATACTCTCGATAGCCGCTCAAGTACCCTTGATAGTCATCTCTAGATCTGGGAGGAGGGTCCTAAGGTCTCTCAGGGCATCTACTTTCTTCATAATCCTCCTGGTGATATTGAACTATGTGACCACGGGCAACGTGATATTCAGTCTCTCCATGGTTATGAGGCTCATAGCTATGATAATCGCTTCAGCCATATTCATGAATGGATCGAGTCCCTCTGAGGTAGGGGATCTCCTATCAAAACTGAGGGTACCGCCTTCTATATCGTTCTCATTCATAATAGCACTGAGGTTCATCCCCGTTCTAGCAGATGACTTCATGAACATATTGTCATCGCAAGCGAGTAGGGGGTATGAAGTGGAGAAGGGTGGTCTACTGAGGAAAGCCAAGAGCTTGATACCTATATTGATCCCGTTGATAGTGATAGCTATTAGAAGAGCCCAGCAACTGGCTGAAGCTTTAGAAAGTAGGTGCTTCGGCTCGGGTTTGAAAAGGACGAGTTACATAGTTTATGGTGTGGGGGGGAAAGATCTCTTAGCGATTACTTACTGTATCCTCCTATTGGTCATGGGTGCGTACCTATCCACACTCCCCCTGGTAATTCCACTCCTTCAACTCCGCTGA
- a CDS encoding AAA family ATPase produces the protein MEWILGIFRSGWRGSDRMPINNSVFYDASYVTFSIIKDKRVLRDSFIPDTLPGREEQIFQFTRALSDLLADQPPNDIAFIGKPGTGKTAVVKNVTAKYRQEYPNLRAKFVYVNCSQATTSYRVMYQLNRALGVLVPPSGYPFDVLWDKFIEAYSSSNSRLVVVLDEVDLLVRRDGGRILYSLSRLNYELRKDLSISMVVISNTLDFLERLDPRERSSFEPIRIHFPPYTQPQLYSILRQRADLGLKLGTWDDEALHFIASRVAQESGDARRAIDVLRMAAELVEDDRAEKLTVEYAERALGCVNEEEISVTIRTLPLHHRLIIAAITDILEKPNLRPGTGAIYMSYTKKASNYGVKPLTMRRVSGILRELESLGLIEVKMDYGGARGNTKVVERMALPPRQMKSLLGQMGIKV, from the coding sequence GTGGAGTGGATACTAGGGATATTCAGGTCGGGGTGGAGGGGAAGCGATAGAATGCCAATAAATAATAGTGTCTTTTACGATGCCTCCTACGTAACCTTCTCAATAATAAAGGATAAGCGTGTCCTCAGGGACTCGTTCATACCTGACACACTTCCCGGGAGGGAGGAGCAGATATTCCAATTCACCAGGGCTCTCTCCGATCTACTTGCCGATCAACCACCTAATGATATAGCGTTCATAGGCAAACCCGGAACCGGAAAGACAGCCGTAGTTAAGAACGTCACTGCAAAATACAGGCAGGAGTATCCGAACTTAAGGGCTAAATTTGTCTATGTAAACTGCAGCCAGGCCACAACATCATACAGGGTGATGTACCAACTCAACAGGGCCCTAGGTGTGCTCGTCCCCCCCTCAGGATATCCCTTCGATGTCCTCTGGGACAAGTTCATCGAAGCTTACTCATCATCTAACTCCCGCTTGGTCGTGGTACTGGATGAGGTCGACTTACTGGTGAGGAGGGACGGGGGGAGGATACTCTACTCACTCTCCAGATTGAACTACGAGCTGAGGAAGGACCTCAGCATAAGCATGGTGGTGATAAGCAACACGCTTGACTTCTTAGAGAGGTTGGATCCTAGGGAGAGGAGTAGCTTCGAGCCCATCAGGATACACTTCCCTCCATACACCCAGCCTCAACTTTACAGTATACTGAGGCAGAGGGCTGATCTAGGCCTGAAGTTAGGTACTTGGGACGATGAGGCTCTACACTTCATCGCCTCAAGAGTAGCTCAGGAATCAGGGGATGCTAGAAGGGCTATAGATGTTTTAAGAATGGCTGCTGAGCTGGTGGAGGATGATAGAGCTGAGAAGTTGACCGTAGAATACGCTGAGAGAGCTCTAGGTTGTGTTAATGAGGAGGAGATCTCAGTCACGATAAGGACCCTTCCGCTACATCACAGGCTCATAATAGCGGCTATAACGGACATACTTGAGAAACCGAACCTGAGGCCGGGTACGGGTGCGATATACATGAGCTACACTAAGAAAGCGTCGAATTACGGTGTTAAGCCCCTCACCATGAGGAGGGTCTCAGGTATCCTGAGGGAGCTCGAGTCGCTGGGCTTAATAGAGGTGAAGATGGACTACGGGGGGGCTAGGGGGAACACTAAGGTGGTTGAGAGGATGGCCCTACCCCCCAGGCAGATGAAGTCCCTACTCGGCCAAATGGGTATTAAGGTCTAA
- a CDS encoding DNA-directed DNA polymerase II small subunit yields MSAELEVLRKALKKGVNLSPEALSFLLSLKGEDLDELLDLLRDKVVVDLRDLMPLVERAEGIPKGVIESDLSVLLRPVDLGVSGAPDEFVRFIRSRFEGLRSLLLRRIDLEPIPIAELRASATRNGDNLLVIGMVLDKATMRDRSIRITLEDETGSISVLFKKESRYWEIADKIPVDSVIAVRGTYMNGKIFAESLILPEVSEEEVKSGFHEGKVALVSDVHIGSKYFNERAFEKFIRWLGSEGARDVRYLVICGDLVDGIGVYPNQEEELRITDVYKQFEYAGAILSRVPNHVKLIYVPGNHEPVRQAEPQPEVPEDYLEILREAKPDMIHLPNPAMVSIGGVRIMLYHGRSLNAIMKHIPGLQPVTPNTVVEAMSWMLRLRSLAPIYGEHPISPEERDWLVLLEVPSVLHTGHIHVYGVGEHRGVKLINSGTFENETPYIRSLGIEVTVGRVPVLDLKNLSVEVMNFS; encoded by the coding sequence ATGAGCGCCGAGTTGGAAGTGCTGAGAAAGGCACTTAAGAAGGGAGTTAACCTATCTCCAGAGGCCTTGAGCTTCCTATTGAGCTTGAAAGGAGAGGATTTAGATGAATTACTTGACCTGTTGCGAGATAAGGTCGTCGTGGATCTGAGGGACCTGATGCCCCTGGTCGAGAGAGCGGAGGGCATCCCTAAGGGAGTTATCGAGAGCGACCTGTCCGTCCTACTGAGGCCAGTTGATCTGGGAGTTTCGGGCGCTCCCGATGAGTTCGTGAGATTCATCAGGTCCAGGTTCGAGGGGTTGAGATCTTTGCTCCTCCGGAGGATTGATCTGGAGCCCATACCCATAGCCGAGCTCAGGGCTTCAGCTACTAGGAACGGGGACAACTTACTCGTCATAGGGATGGTTCTGGATAAAGCGACTATGAGAGATAGGTCCATCAGGATCACTCTAGAGGATGAAACGGGTTCTATAAGCGTTCTATTTAAGAAAGAGAGTAGATATTGGGAGATCGCTGATAAAATCCCTGTAGATAGCGTGATAGCGGTCAGGGGCACTTACATGAATGGTAAGATCTTCGCGGAGAGCTTGATACTTCCTGAGGTGAGTGAGGAGGAGGTGAAGAGCGGGTTTCATGAGGGTAAGGTAGCTCTCGTAAGCGACGTGCATATCGGAAGTAAGTACTTCAATGAAAGGGCTTTCGAGAAGTTCATCAGGTGGCTCGGAAGCGAGGGAGCTAGGGATGTGAGGTATTTAGTGATATGCGGAGATCTTGTTGATGGTATTGGTGTTTATCCGAATCAGGAGGAGGAATTGAGGATAACCGATGTTTATAAGCAGTTTGAGTACGCTGGCGCTATCCTCTCGAGGGTCCCGAATCACGTCAAGTTGATATACGTACCTGGAAATCATGAACCCGTTAGACAAGCTGAGCCTCAGCCCGAGGTCCCTGAGGACTACTTGGAGATCCTGAGGGAGGCAAAGCCCGATATGATACACCTTCCGAACCCTGCGATGGTGAGCATTGGAGGTGTGAGGATCATGCTATATCATGGTAGGAGCCTCAACGCCATAATGAAGCACATCCCAGGCCTACAACCGGTAACCCCTAACACCGTAGTTGAGGCCATGTCCTGGATGCTCAGGCTCAGGAGCCTAGCGCCTATCTACGGGGAACACCCCATCTCTCCTGAGGAGAGGGACTGGTTGGTCCTGCTGGAGGTCCCGAGCGTCCTCCACACTGGCCACATCCATGTTTACGGGGTAGGTGAGCATAGGGGGGTTAAGTTGATCAACTCAGGCACATTTGAGAACGAGACACCTTATATAAGGAGCTTGGGAATAGAGGTGACAGTTGGAAGGGTCCCCGTTTTAGATTTAAAAAATTTGAGCGTAGAGGTGATGAATTTCTCTTAG
- a CDS encoding ATP/GTP-binding protein has translation MQALIVLGTAGSGKTTFTANFSRWLSDRVPLRVCSVNLDPGASFLPFDPSYDIRELISIDHLMIEERLGPNGAMVRAAELMVELSDEIASSLLSLDCEYLIVDTPGQMEIFAFRPTGRVLCEKLARKLRILSIYLGDYDPSREIEDLLSSALLAKILELKLGVKVIPLLNKSDLWEGRDIENLWNAALSGEVTIEGSGTYSDVLHELLRAISSFRSPTRVIATSAKYGSGFEEVFDLMNEVWCSCGDLT, from the coding sequence ATGCAGGCTTTAATTGTGCTCGGGACAGCTGGTTCGGGAAAGACGACTTTCACCGCTAACTTCTCGAGGTGGTTATCCGATAGGGTCCCTCTGAGAGTATGTTCAGTTAACTTAGATCCGGGAGCCTCCTTTTTACCCTTTGACCCCTCATACGATATCAGGGAGCTCATCAGCATCGATCACCTGATGATTGAGGAGCGCTTAGGTCCTAACGGAGCTATGGTGAGGGCTGCTGAGCTTATGGTCGAGCTCTCAGATGAGATAGCCTCATCTCTGCTCTCCCTAGACTGCGAGTACTTGATAGTCGACACACCAGGCCAGATGGAGATATTCGCCTTCAGGCCGACTGGGAGGGTTCTCTGCGAGAAACTAGCAAGGAAGTTGAGGATCCTGTCGATATACTTGGGGGATTACGATCCGAGTAGGGAGATAGAGGACCTCTTATCGTCAGCGCTGCTCGCTAAGATACTGGAGCTCAAGCTAGGAGTCAAGGTGATCCCCCTCTTGAACAAATCAGACCTCTGGGAGGGTAGAGATATTGAGAACTTGTGGAACGCTGCCCTTAGCGGGGAAGTAACTATCGAGGGAAGTGGCACTTACTCGGATGTCCTCCATGAGCTCCTCAGGGCTATCTCCTCCTTCAGATCCCCGACGAGGGTCATAGCTACCTCCGCCAAGTACGGCAGTGGGTTTGAGGAGGTCTTTGATCTGATGAACGAGGTGTGGTGTTCTTGCGGAGATCTCACATAG
- a CDS encoding valine--tRNA ligase yields MPEREPKLREKHWSPEMELEIQSIWSKEGLYKLDLNSDKPKFSIDTPPPYASGKWHIAAAIHYSQIDMIARSMRMMGYEVYFPLGIDRNGLPVEVETEKRYGIRMFEYPREEFIRLCREFLDEAEQDIVSICRRLGISFTTEEYFQTDSDLWRAVTQATFIDVWNKGYVYEDYRPNVYCPRCRTTLADAEVEYKELRTQLVYLKFRVEGSGDQVTIATTRPELLPACRAVIYNPADSRYRWLRGKRLVTPLGDSVPVFEHPYADPDFGTGLVMVCSYGDKVDVQLFRELGLEPKVVVKEDGTLNESAGKYAGLTIGEVRGRILEDLRDEGALERVEEISHRTPVCWRCKTPLEIIPMREYYLKQMEFLRELEGYLETVKFYPDWSANYWRDWLRSISSDWPISRRRYYATEIPIWYCRSCGKPALPQPGKYYRPWREDPPFDKCPHCGSSEGFEGETRVFDTWFDSSISPLVYNGYLWNEEMFRKLGPSDLRPQGKDIVRTWLHYTFLRVHQILGKQAFKHVWLSGMGLDAQGRAMHKSLGNVIYPWPLFEKYGADAVRFFGAAEAHHGSDLRISERKIEGAYKFLQKLWNVARFVSHFDEPRDKVELQPSDLWILGRLNRAIERSLNGYRNFDFFDPANEVRTFVWEVFAPHYIEMVKERAYGIEFSDAERDSARWTLHHVLKTVLRLAAPITPHITDYIWRRIYGGSVHLQSLPEVMTEYETEYAKLGDALMEFNSNVWKMRKERNLSMKEPITVDIPEELSPFRADLVRLHKIVS; encoded by the coding sequence TTGCCAGAGAGGGAGCCTAAGCTCAGGGAGAAGCATTGGTCCCCTGAGATGGAACTGGAGATCCAAAGTATCTGGAGCAAGGAGGGCCTCTACAAGTTAGATCTAAATTCCGATAAGCCGAAGTTCTCAATAGACACCCCACCTCCCTACGCCAGCGGTAAGTGGCATATCGCTGCCGCTATACACTACTCACAGATAGACATGATAGCTAGGAGCATGAGGATGATGGGCTACGAGGTCTACTTCCCCCTGGGCATAGATAGGAACGGGCTACCCGTGGAGGTGGAGACCGAGAAGAGGTACGGAATAAGGATGTTTGAGTATCCCAGGGAGGAGTTCATAAGGCTCTGCAGGGAGTTCTTGGATGAGGCTGAGCAGGACATAGTCTCCATATGCAGGAGGTTGGGTATCAGCTTCACCACGGAGGAGTACTTCCAGACCGACAGCGACCTCTGGAGGGCCGTGACTCAGGCCACCTTCATAGACGTCTGGAATAAGGGATACGTTTACGAGGATTACAGACCTAACGTCTACTGTCCGAGATGTAGGACCACATTAGCCGATGCTGAAGTCGAGTACAAAGAGCTTAGGACCCAACTCGTCTATCTCAAGTTCAGAGTTGAGGGAAGTGGTGATCAGGTCACGATAGCCACTACTAGACCTGAGCTCCTCCCAGCCTGCAGGGCCGTGATATATAACCCCGCCGACTCGAGGTACCGCTGGCTCAGGGGGAAGAGGTTAGTGACCCCACTGGGCGACTCCGTCCCGGTATTCGAGCACCCTTACGCAGATCCCGATTTCGGAACGGGTCTCGTGATGGTTTGCTCCTACGGTGACAAGGTAGATGTGCAGTTATTCAGGGAACTCGGGTTAGAGCCGAAGGTAGTGGTTAAGGAGGACGGTACTTTGAACGAGTCCGCTGGCAAGTACGCTGGTCTCACCATAGGAGAGGTTAGAGGAAGGATATTGGAGGATCTGAGGGATGAGGGGGCATTGGAGAGGGTGGAGGAGATATCCCATAGGACCCCCGTCTGCTGGAGGTGCAAGACCCCCCTCGAGATAATACCGATGAGGGAGTACTACCTCAAGCAGATGGAGTTCCTGAGGGAGCTAGAGGGTTACCTCGAGACTGTCAAGTTCTACCCTGACTGGTCAGCTAACTACTGGAGGGACTGGCTCAGGTCAATAAGCTCCGATTGGCCCATATCGAGGAGGAGGTACTACGCCACGGAGATACCAATCTGGTACTGCAGGAGCTGCGGTAAGCCCGCGTTACCTCAACCAGGGAAGTACTACAGGCCCTGGAGGGAAGACCCCCCGTTCGATAAGTGCCCACACTGTGGCTCCTCAGAGGGCTTCGAGGGGGAGACTAGGGTCTTCGATACATGGTTCGATTCCTCGATATCACCCTTGGTCTACAACGGGTACCTCTGGAACGAGGAGATGTTCAGGAAGCTTGGTCCGAGCGATCTGAGACCTCAGGGTAAGGATATCGTGAGGACCTGGCTTCACTACACGTTCCTGAGGGTCCACCAGATACTAGGAAAGCAGGCTTTCAAGCACGTCTGGCTCTCGGGGATGGGACTGGATGCTCAGGGGAGGGCGATGCATAAGAGTTTAGGGAACGTCATCTACCCATGGCCCCTCTTCGAGAAGTACGGTGCTGATGCGGTGAGGTTCTTCGGGGCAGCAGAGGCTCATCACGGATCCGACTTGAGGATATCCGAGAGGAAGATAGAGGGGGCCTATAAGTTCCTTCAGAAGCTTTGGAACGTTGCTAGGTTCGTCTCCCACTTCGATGAGCCAAGAGACAAGGTTGAGCTTCAACCCTCAGACCTCTGGATACTTGGGAGGTTGAACAGGGCTATAGAGAGATCCCTAAATGGTTATAGGAACTTCGACTTCTTCGACCCAGCCAACGAAGTTAGGACATTCGTCTGGGAGGTTTTCGCGCCCCATTACATAGAAATGGTGAAGGAGAGGGCTTATGGAATTGAGTTCAGTGATGCAGAGAGGGATTCTGCTAGGTGGACCCTGCATCATGTCCTCAAGACAGTGCTGAGGCTAGCTGCGCCTATAACACCGCACATAACGGATTACATATGGAGACGGATTTATGGGGGCTCGGTACATCTTCAGAGCTTACCCGAGGTCATGACCGAGTACGAGACTGAGTACGCGAAACTAGGGGATGCCTTGATGGAGTTCAACAGTAACGTATGGAAGATGAGGAAGGAGAGGAATTTGAGCATGAAGGAGCCCATAACAGTGGATATACCTGAGGAGCTCTCTCCCTTCAGGGCAGATCTCGTAAGACTGCACAAGATAGTCAGTTGA
- a CDS encoding DUF99 family protein, which yields MKGSIRVLAVDDTPFERRRSSRAFLIGLMFRGLVLEYAVKESVEVDGDDSTEALIRMVMDPKVREEVRLVMTHGTTFAGLNVLDVLKFHEETGVPLIAVTSRMPTSEIEKAIESAGLHEKLILVRKNPPYSPLRTPKGLCYYSKIGLSDREAERIILRYSSESKVPEQLRVADIIAKLFQGLY from the coding sequence TTGAAGGGCAGTATAAGAGTGCTCGCTGTCGACGATACTCCGTTCGAGAGGAGGAGAAGTTCGAGGGCTTTCCTGATAGGTCTCATGTTCAGGGGGCTCGTGTTGGAGTACGCTGTCAAGGAGAGCGTGGAAGTAGATGGAGACGACTCTACTGAAGCTCTGATAAGGATGGTGATGGATCCTAAGGTCAGGGAGGAGGTCAGGTTGGTGATGACCCACGGTACCACTTTCGCCGGTCTCAACGTGCTCGACGTGCTCAAGTTCCACGAGGAGACAGGAGTCCCTCTCATAGCTGTTACCTCGAGGATGCCGACTAGCGAGATAGAGAAGGCCATCGAATCAGCTGGCCTACATGAGAAGCTGATTTTAGTCAGGAAGAATCCTCCTTACAGCCCTCTCAGGACTCCTAAGGGCCTCTGTTACTACTCTAAAATCGGATTGAGCGATAGGGAGGCTGAGAGGATCATCCTTAGGTACTCCTCGGAATCTAAGGTACCCGAGCAGCTTAGGGTAGCAGATATAATTGCTAAACTCTTTCAAGGGCTCTATTGA
- a CDS encoding geranylgeranylglyceryl/heptaprenylglyceryl phosphate synthase: MSLEEHMRNESAKRSLLAVLLDPAKVSSEEASRFARASAEGGADLIFVGGSIGAGMGLNEVVMRAKEESNLPVILFPGNVDGVSPYADAILFMSLLNSTNPYWIIQAQALASIPIRRMGLETIPTAYLIVEPGQRSAAGWVGSANPIPRDKPEIALAYALAAEMLGMRWVYLEAGSGAEAPVPPEMVRLVRERTELGIIVGGGIRSPELARERALAGANIIVVGTHFEEGGDLIVKIREMRSALSVKPTH, translated from the coding sequence ATGAGCCTAGAGGAACACATGAGAAATGAGTCAGCTAAGAGATCCTTGCTCGCTGTACTCCTAGATCCAGCTAAGGTGAGCAGTGAGGAGGCGAGTAGATTCGCTAGAGCTTCTGCCGAAGGAGGAGCCGATCTAATATTCGTTGGGGGATCTATAGGAGCCGGTATGGGACTTAATGAGGTCGTTATGAGGGCGAAGGAGGAGTCAAATCTCCCAGTTATCCTGTTTCCGGGAAACGTAGACGGGGTATCGCCTTACGCAGATGCAATACTCTTCATGTCCCTCCTCAATTCAACGAACCCCTACTGGATAATCCAAGCTCAAGCTTTAGCATCGATACCGATAAGGAGGATGGGTTTGGAGACGATACCAACAGCCTACTTGATAGTGGAGCCAGGTCAGAGGAGTGCGGCTGGATGGGTGGGCTCAGCTAACCCAATACCCAGGGATAAGCCTGAGATAGCCCTGGCCTACGCTTTAGCAGCTGAGATGCTGGGGATGAGGTGGGTCTACTTGGAGGCTGGTAGTGGCGCCGAGGCACCCGTGCCCCCCGAGATGGTGAGGTTGGTGAGGGAGAGGACGGAGCTAGGCATCATAGTAGGGGGCGGGATAAGATCTCCTGAGCTAGCGAGGGAGAGAGCATTAGCTGGGGCCAATATCATAGTTGTCGGGACGCACTTCGAGGAAGGCGGAGATCTGATAGTTAAGATAAGGGAGATGAGATCGGCTCTCTCCGTTAAGCCAACTCACTGA